One window from the genome of Perca flavescens isolate YP-PL-M2 chromosome 17, PFLA_1.0, whole genome shotgun sequence encodes:
- the ecd gene encoding protein ecdysoneless homolog → MDALQRSVIQEDMVVYKLFLIQPDSSISQQTEELLTHRIEEILAKVAPLLIQKIWQHQSFNLKYHPEKGGVPAHIGGSTQFGDNVEDEWFIVYLLQQITEAFPELVARVEDNDGEFLLIEAADYLPKWLNPDNSENRVFLYRGALHILPCPSKSSPVGISKDVVPSVAQALAVLSTHPEACQASPKICSALRKRLEGYPEKIKAGLHRAHCFIPSGIAMVLAQRPDLVAPAVSAFYLRDPVDLQACRSFKTFPPDTRVLTSVTFTHCLYAQLHQQQFTPDRRSGFTLPPCSHPQYKSQELGMKLAHGFEILCSKCRMPSSEPDAPVSCNPQWKGFIDSLKRNGYFRGELEGSANYRELTRSAENFFKQYVASKSSALSPGEEVLQLLHSCSPFNLEELKKQESQLPKEDSDSWLDITTQGLERMLQERSGRRADVGSQSSSSTKQTQHVGGAEERRKETEDNKEEEEVGYSLVAVSQGMKNFLNAMSSHEGAELPWSSSTQPFSFEPDSMATALDRLLGSKEEELDSDDLDDDDDDDDDEEEEEEGEEKEEGSSGYAEMSGTETLDNLRRYMDQMDQELMSTNIGQSFNLTNNNKAGLNNGSPHPSATDGLPGHGGAEDTEDTEEIQPLDVDLNLVTNLLESLSCQAGLAGPASNLLQSLGIHLPPNSDPS, encoded by the exons ATGGATGCCCTACAGAGGAGTGTGATTCAGGAAGACATGGTTGTGTACAAACTCTTCTTGATCCAGCCAGACAGTTCAATTTCACAGCAGACTGAGGAACTTCTCACACATCGAATAGAGGAGATTTTGGCAAAGGTTGCCCCTCTCTTGATACAAAAAATCTGGCAGCATCAGTCATTCAACCTCAAGTATCATCCTGAGAAAG GTGGAGTCCCTGCTCACATTGGAGGTAGCACTCAGTTTGGGGACAATGTGGAGGACGAGTGGTTTATCGTTTACCTCCTGCAGCAAATCACAGAAGCCTTCCCAGAGCTCGTAGCCAG AGTTGAGGACAATGATGGAGAGTTTCTTCTGATTGAGGCAGCAGATTATCTTCCCAAGTGGCTGAATCCAGACAACAGTGAAAACCGA GTCTTTCTTTATAGGGGAGCGTTGCATATTCTGCCCTGTCCGTCCAAATCCAGTCCAGTGGGGATTTCAAAAGATGTGGTACCAAGTGTGGCACAAGCTCTAGCAGTGCTCTCCACCCACCCAGAGGCCTGCCAGGCAAGCCCCAAGATTTGTTCAGCCCTAAGGAAGCGATTAGAGGG GTACCCAGAGAAGATTAAAGCGGGCCTCCATCGTGCCCACTGCTTCATACCATCAGGTATCGCCATGGTGTTAGCCCAACGACCAGACCTGGTTGCCCCTGCAGTGTCAGCGTTCTACCTGCGGGATCCAGTAGATCTACAGGCGTGTCGAAGCTTCAAGACCTTTCCTCCTGATACAAGAGTCCTCACCTCG GTGACATTCACCCATTGCCTGTATGCCCAGCTGCATCAGCAACAGTTTACCCCGGACCGGAGGAGCGGCTTCACCCTGCCTCCTTGCTCTCATCCCCAGTACAAATCCCAAGAGCTCGGCATGAAACTG GCCCATGGCTTTGAGATCCTGTGCTCTAAGTGCAGGATGCCATCATCAGAGCCTGATGCCCCCGTCAGTTGTAACCCTCAGTGGAAAGGCTTTATTGACAGTCTGAAAAGGAATGGCTACTTCCGG GGAGAACTGGAAGGTTCGGCTAATTACAGAGAACTGACAAGATCTGCTGAAAACTTTTTCAAACAGTATGTCGCCTCAAAATCAAG TGCTTTGTCCCCTGGTGAGGAGGTTCTCCAGCTGCTGCACAGCTGCAGTCCTTTTAACttggaggagctgaagaaacAAGAGTCACAGCTCCCTAAAGAGGACA GTGACAGCTGGCTGGATATCACAACTCAGGGTTTGGAGCGTATGTTGCAGGAGAGGAGTGGGAGGAGAGCTGATGTTGGCAGCCAAAGCTCCAGTTCTACTAAACAGACACAGCATGTTGGGGgtgcagaggagaggagaaaggagacCGAGGACaacaaggaggaagaggaggtcgGTTACAGCTTAGTAGCAGTCAGTCAGGGGATGAAGAACTTCCTCAACGCCATGTCGTCGCATGAGGGTGCTGAACTGCCCTG GAGCAGTTCAACTCAGCCTTTTAGTTTTGAGCCTGACTCCATGGCCACCGCATTGGACAGACTGCTAG GAAGCAAAGAAGAAGAGCTAGATTCAGATGATctagatgatgatgatgatgatgatgatgatgaggaggaggaagaggagggggaagagaaagaagaggggtCCTCTGGTTACGCAGAGATGAGTGGGACAGAAACTTTGGACAATCTCAGAAGATACATGGACCAAATGGATCAGGAGCTGATGAGCACTAATATAGGACAAAGCTTCAATCTGAcg AATAACAACAAGGCAGGCTTGAACAATGGCTCCCCTCATCCCTCTGCTACGGACGGTCTCCCGGGACATGGAGGGGCAGAAGACACCGAGGACACTGAGGAGATTCAGCCTCTCGACGTCGACCTCAATCTGGTCACAAACCTGCTGGAGTCCCTCAGCTGCCAGGCCGGGCTGGCCGGACCGGCTTCTAACCTGCTGCAGAGCCTGGGTATACACCTACCGCCCAACTCTGACCCCTCATAA
- the LOC114572587 gene encoding dual specificity protein phosphatase 2: MKGWWEQLMHLPNDLNEMGVVLSRVNNSCRVASREPVNTSQTVSSICDREVNCTDSDHSSIIPIQNKVCEPEEGLVPAVPVTTCVEKGYITPQQVYNLLSAEEGQPALYDPYYILILDCRSAERYEDSHVVTARASVTVIHPVLGCLISCIELQKYSIILLYAEEGCSPVGSVKATTDSPDLQRCFFQLSGLGMDPVILLGGFSAFHALYPFLCTPRMVLLEPERHTLTIYPSEILEEALYQGSASQASNFRIIKNLHITHVVNATANCPDAFPNTLCYLKLCLSDDAQQDLLKALPLASRFINSALMADPAGRVLVHCSMGRSRSSALTLAFLMEHRRWSLLHALRWLKDRRACTAPNINFLRQLLTYEELLFGSRLTSLNDIRR, from the exons ATGAAGGGCTGGTGGGAACAACTGATGCATCTGCCAAATGACTTAAACGAGATGGGCGTAGTATTATCCAG AGTGAACAACAGTTGTAGAGTGGCCTCCAGAGAGCCTGTCAACACATCTCAAACAGTGAGCAGCATCTGTGACAGAGAGGTCAATTGTACTGACAGTGACCATTCCTCCATCATACCTATTCAGAACAAAG TGTGTGAGCCAGAGGAGGGGCTAGTTCCTGCTGTTCCAGTAACAACTTGTGTAGAGAAAGGCTATATCACCCCACAGCAAGTGTACAACCTGCTAAGCGCAGAGGAAGGCCAGCCCGCCTTGTATGATCCTTACTATATTCTCATCCTGGACTGTCGTAGCGCAGAGAG gtACGAGGACAGCCACGTGGTGACAGCGAGGGCCTCTGTGACGGTGATCCATCCTGTGCTGGGCTGTCTAATCAGCTGTATAGAACTGCAGAAGTATTCTATAATACTGCTGTATGCAGAGGAAGGGTGCAGCCCAG TGGGCAGTGTAAAGGCCACGACAGACTCCCCAGACCTCCAGCGCTGTTTCTTCCAGCTCAGTGGTTTGGGAATGGACCCTGTCATCCTGCTGGGGGGATTCTCAGCCTTCCATGCCCTCTACCCTTTCCTCTGCACACCACGTATGGTCCTGCTGGAACCTGAGCGGCACACCCTCACCATCTACCCCTCAGAGATCCTGGAAGAAGCTCTCTACCAGGGCTCTGCCTCCCAGGCCTCTAACTTCCGCATTATCAAGAATCTACACATCACGCATGTGGTCAATGCCACTGCCAACTGCCCTGATGCTTTCCCCAACACGCTGTGCTACTTGAAGCTGTGTCTGAGCGACGATGCCCAGCAGGACTTGCTGAAGGCACTTCCACTGGCATCCAGGTTCATCAACTCAGCCCTGATGGCTGATCCTGCTGGCCGTGTTCTTGTCCACTGTAGTATGGGCAGGAGTCGCAGCTCAGCACTAACGCTGGCCTTCCTCATGGAGCATCGACGCTGGTCACTGCTTCATGCCCTGCGCTGGTTGAAAGACAGGAGGGCCTGCACGGCACCCAACATAAACTTCCTGCGTCAGCTGCTGACCTACGAGGAGCTGCTTTTTGGGAGCAGACTCACCTCCCTGAACGACATCCGCCGGTGA
- the si:ch211-248a14.8 gene encoding uncharacterized protein si:ch211-248a14.8, translating into MCKDLRPYNVVENEGFCHLLKTPEPRQQIPAANFAQNDSMSFSSGRWRREWCASATKSLLSNHALKPLVPTLCLVVVVIHGLADKLRNFVVSIFIPQYHYPYAVALCFAQVLVSLLVLNLLHVLDLVHLKHYSRSLGEKVLVPSICSSIHAVLAMWAKASSSYAGLFPLLLPLLPMVTVGFSFSQKLTSTPSIHISVLISILGGTSFAITASQGLSGVERLEYLYAPLALILHSLSLTWLTKVSEAERRHHQDAQASIFDIYYTQLVNQSWVLGLLWLLHPDSPWRVLSHGNWQSLLFQGYLLAILLLGMVLNFLVGMSALCVSPLAAALLHSARRLVQPFLQLM; encoded by the exons atgtgcaaagacctgcgtccatacaacgttgtggaaaatgaaggattttgtcacttgctaAAAACACCGGAACCAAG ACAACAGATCCCAGCAGCAAACTTTGCACAGAATGACAGCATGTCGTTTAG TTCTGGGAGATGGCGGAGGGAATGGTGTGCTTCAGCGACAAAGAGTCTTTTGTCTAATCATGCACTGAAGCCCCTGGTTCCCACCCTGTGCCTGGTGGTCGTGGTGATACACGGCCTTGCGGACAAACTCCGAAACTTTGTGGTTAGCATCTTCATCCCCCAGTACCACTACCCCTATGCAGTGGCTCTCTGCTTTGCCCAG GTTCTGGTTTCTCTCTTAGTCTTAAATCTCCTCCATGTCCTGGATCTGGTGCATCTAAAGCATTACTCGAGGTCCCTGGGTGAGAAGGTCTTGGTGCCTTCTATCTGTAGCAGCATCCATGCTGTTCTGGCCATGTGGGCCAAGGCTAGCAGCTCGTACGCTGGCCTCTTCCCCCTCCTCCTGCCTCTGCTGCCCATGGTAACTGTGGGCTTCAGTTTCTCTCAGAAGCTGACATCCACCCCTTCTATCCACATCTCTGTTCTGATTTCCATCCTGGGTGGGACATCTTTTGCTATCACAG CCTCCCAGGGTCTGTCAGGTGTTGAGCGTCTGGAGTACTTGTATGCACCTCTGGCTTTAATCCTCCACAGTCTGTCTCTGACTTGGCTGACTAAAGTGTCTGAAGCTGAGCGCCGCCACCACCAAGATGCCCAAGCCTCTATATTTGACATCTACTACACTCAGCTGGTCAATCAGAGCTGGGTGCTGGGCCTACTGTGGCTGCTGCACCCGGACAGTCCCTGGCGGGTGTTGAGTCACGGCAACTGGCAAAGCCTGCTCTTCCAAGGATACCTGCTCGCTATTCTCCTGCTGGGGATGGTGCTGAATTTTCTGGTCGGTATGTCGGCTCTGTGTGTCTCACCGCTTGCTGCTGCACTGCTACACTCAGCAAGGCGGTTGGTGCAGCCGTTCCTCCAGCTTATGTAA